One genomic segment of Centroberyx gerrardi isolate f3 chromosome 4, fCenGer3.hap1.cur.20231027, whole genome shotgun sequence includes these proteins:
- the cpa5 gene encoding carboxypeptidase A5 gives MKGLLVLTALFVAVFGKETFEGHQVLRITAKDEVQLSLIRELEEMDHLELDFWREATDVATPVDVRVPFYSLQAVKVYLEAQELKYSIMIKDLQVVLDEEQEQIQFAARAAQPRNTDSFDYSNYHSISEIYRFQDMLVAENPSLVSKMVIGQSYEGRPINVLKFSTGGTKRPAIWLDTGIHSREWVTQASGTWFAKKIVTDYGREPVLTAILNKMDIFLEIVTNPDGFYYTHNSNRMWRKTRKPNPGSSCVGVDPNRNWDAGFGGPGASRNPCSETYHGPKAHSESEVKSIVDFVTSHGNIKAFVSIHAYSQMLLYPYGYTRTPVKDQQELHSLAKKAITDLASLYGTRYRYGSIINTIYQASGGTIDWTYNQGIKYSYTFELRDTGRYGFILPANQILPTAKETWLALMAIMDHTNKNTN, from the exons ATGAAGGGGCTGCTCGTGCTCACCGCGCTGTTCGTGGCCGTTTTTGGCAAGGAGACTTTCGAGGG GCATCAGGTGCTTCGCATCACTGCTAAGGATGAAGTCCAGCTGTCTCTGAtcagggagctggaggagatggaCCACCTCGAG CTGGACTTCTGGAGGGAGGCCACTGATGTTGCCACCCCAGTGGATGTCAGGGTGCCTTTCTACAGCCTGCAGGCCGTCAAAGTCTACCTGGAGGCCCAGGAGCTCAAATACTCCATCATGATCAAAGACCTGCAG GTTGTGCTGGATGAGGAACAGGAGCAGATCCAGTTTGCTGCTCGCGCCGCTCAgcccagaaacacagacagcttCGACTATTCCAACTACCACAGCATCAGCGAG ATCTACAGGTTCCAGGACATGCTGGTGGCTGAGAACCCCAGCCTGGTCAGCAAGATGGTGATCGGTCAGAGCTACGAGGGCCGTCCCATCAACGTGCtcaag TTCAGCACCGGTGGAACCAAACGCCCCGCCATCTGGCTCGACACCGGGATCCACTCCAGAGAATGGGTCACTCAGGCCAGCGGCACCTGGTTTGCCAAGAAG ATCGTGACTGATTACGGACGTGAACCTGTCCTCACCGCCATCCTCAACAAGATGGACATCTTCCTGGAGATTGTGACCAACCCTGATGGTTTCTACTACACCCACAACTCC AACCGTATGTGGCGTAAGACCAGGAAGCCCAACCCCGGCTCTTCCTGTGTTGGAGTCGATCCCAACAGGAACTGGGACGCTGGTTTTGGAG GACCCGGTGCCAGCAGGAACCCCTGCTCAGAGACCTACCACGGACCCAAGGCTCACTCTGAGTCCGAGGTCAAGTCCATCGTGGACTTTGTGACGTCCCACGGCAACATTAAGGCCTTCGTCTCCATCCACGCCTACTCCCAGATGCTCCTGTACCCCTACGGCTACACCAGGACTCCTGTCAAGGACCAGCAGGAGCTG CATAGCCTGGCTAAGAAGGCCATCACTGACCTCGCCTCCCTGTACGGCACTCGCTACAGATACGGCAGCATCATCAACACCATCT ACCAAGCCAGCGGCGGCACCATTGACTGGACCTACAACCAGGGCATCAAGTACTCCTACACTTTCGAGCTGAGGGACACCGGTCGCTATGGTTTCAtcctgccagccaatcagatcctgCCCACCGCCAAGGAGACTTGGCTGGCTCTGATGGCCATCATGGATCACACCAACAAGAACACCAACTAA